The following are from one region of the Gigantopelta aegis isolate Gae_Host unplaced genomic scaffold, Gae_host_genome ctg1970_pilon_pilon, whole genome shotgun sequence genome:
- the LOC121391230 gene encoding L-threonine 3-dehydrogenase, mitochondrial-like, giving the protein MSLQRTLSLIARNIPVVSRLSYSTINGGRLEKRWYSTNTGNPRILITGGLGQLGSGLARVMRSRYGNDNVILSDIKKPTEAILSEGPYLYADVLDLKHLHSIVVNYGIDWVVHFSALLSAVGEANPPKALQVNVMVFHNIVQLCSSHNLRLFCPSTIGAFGPDSPKMLCPDLTIMRPKTVYGVSKVHMELLGEDTRLPMIYLDDCLDAVVKFMETPAEKLSLRTYNVAAISFTPEELVEEMRRFYPDMIVEYNPDPKKQSIG; this is encoded by the exons ATGTCTTTGCAGAGAACTTTGTCATTGATAGCAAGAAATATACCAGTAGTATCACGTCTATCCTACAGTACTATTAATGGAGGACGTCTCGAGAAAAGATGGTATAGCACTAACACTGGTAATCCACGTATATTGATCACTGGAGGTTTGGGACAACTTGGTAGTGGACTAGCTCGTGTAATGAG ATCACGTTATGGTAACGATAATGTAATATTGTCAGACATCAAGAAACCTACAGAAGCCATATTGTCTGAAG GTCCTTATTTATATGCTGATGTACTAGATCTAAAGCACTTACATTCTATTGTCGTCAATTATGGTATTGATTGGGTCGTCCATTTCTCTGCCCTACTTTCAGCCGTAGGAGAGGCTAACCCACCCAAAGCTCTCCag GTCAATGTGATGGTTTTTCATAATATTGTACAACTTTGTAGTTCTCATAATTTACGTCTTTTCTGTCCGAGTACTATTGGAGCTTTTGGACCTGATTCTCCAAAGATGTTGTGTCCTGATTTGACAATAATGAGACCTAAAACTGTATATGGTGTCTCTAAAGTACATATGGAATTACTTGGAGAG GATACTCGTCTTCCAATGATCTATCTTGATGATTGCCTTGATGCTGTTGTCAAATTTATGGAGACACCAGCTGAGAAACTTAGTCTCAGAACATATAACGTTGCAGCAATTAGCTTCACTCCTGAGGAATTAGTTGAAGAAATGAGACGATTTTATCCAGACATGATAGTGGAATATAATCCTGACCCAAAGAAACAGAGCATAGGTTAA